A genomic segment from Leptospira perdikensis encodes:
- a CDS encoding DUF1289 domain-containing protein, with protein MSLKSPCTKVCMMDPDSGLCAGCFRTIEEIGNWSVMTEEERERVWSELPQRKAGDSLK; from the coding sequence ATGTCGCTAAAATCGCCTTGTACCAAAGTCTGCATGATGGACCCAGATTCTGGGCTCTGTGCGGGTTGTTTTCGAACTATTGAAGAGATTGGGAATTGGTCAGTGATGACTGAGGAAGAGAGAGAAAGAGTTTGGAGTGAGCTCCCGCAAAGAAAAGCGGGAGACTCTCTCAAATAA
- the aat gene encoding leucyl/phenylalanyl-tRNA--protein transferase, whose product MTQRSLDQFFKNPRIWKEDLVAVGGDFSVERLLYAYKLGIFPWSEDPIRWYCLDPRAIFDIQRVHFSKTVLRKVRQGKFRISFNEAFPIVMQGCSYREKDNTWITPGFIEGYMELHRLGWAHSLEVWNAENVLVGGVYGVAIGKFFAGESMFSFESDAGKVGLYHLFEKLRQSGFELFDTQQLNHVTWQLGAYEIPKLSYLDRLERALGDENPWIIPTSPD is encoded by the coding sequence TTGACACAAAGGAGTTTAGACCAATTTTTTAAAAACCCGCGGATATGGAAGGAAGACCTTGTTGCCGTAGGTGGGGATTTTTCCGTAGAGCGTTTGTTATATGCTTATAAACTAGGAATTTTCCCTTGGTCAGAAGACCCAATACGTTGGTATTGTTTAGATCCCCGTGCCATCTTTGATATACAAAGAGTTCATTTTTCAAAAACGGTCCTTCGCAAAGTCAGACAAGGTAAGTTTCGTATTTCTTTTAATGAAGCCTTTCCGATTGTGATGCAAGGTTGTTCCTATAGAGAAAAAGATAATACTTGGATTACTCCCGGTTTTATCGAAGGGTATATGGAATTACACCGATTGGGTTGGGCCCATTCGTTAGAAGTTTGGAATGCAGAGAATGTATTGGTGGGTGGGGTTTATGGGGTTGCGATTGGCAAATTTTTTGCCGGAGAAAGTATGTTTTCTTTTGAATCGGATGCAGGTAAGGTTGGCTTGTATCATCTATTCGAAAAATTGAGGCAGTCGGGATTTGAGCTGTTTGACACCCAACAACTCAATCATGTGACTTGGCAGTTAGGTGCTTATGAAATTCCTAAACTTTCTTATTTAGATCGATTGGAGCGCGCGTTAGGCGACGAAAATCCATGGATCATTCCAACTTCACCCGACTAA
- a CDS encoding HAMP domain-containing sensor histidine kinase, with amino-acid sequence MRSFFSTLLLLNWGLLLVLLTLALGVFFIYDLVVPAVRPLILFGFVLMSIFGTFYISTNIAMRITDPLATVEKKTKEINAGDFGVELSSPDIRELATLALSINEMAKRLKVQFLDLTVEKEKFNYLLQNLKEGVFAIDRNEKFLFLNRNISDTLIVKNSQFKDYIPSIKNKELLTFIKDKIHHGVEGKTEFQDGVHFYTARIYPIKSDSIIQLYIGVLSDITEDRQNQLIREQFFQNASHELKTPITSIKGYAETLEYKLKLPQDSNERKFLDAILRNTERLIRIVEDMLTVSRLENHKTVLNLTDFSLLDLVKNVSESLGVIYSQKKQNLVLDIPSDFRVKADRLLLEDLLVNLISNASAYSPEGSSVIVRTSSATDKNQIHVVDQGIGISAEDAERIFERFFRVDTNRSRKEGGTGLGLSIVKHIARLHSGEVSVSPNPKGGSIFTFEFPKK; translated from the coding sequence ATGCGTAGTTTTTTCTCTACATTACTTTTACTCAACTGGGGTCTTTTGCTTGTTTTACTGACCCTAGCCTTGGGTGTATTTTTTATTTACGATCTAGTTGTACCTGCCGTACGACCCCTTATCCTCTTTGGTTTTGTTTTAATGTCTATTTTTGGTACGTTTTATATTTCTACAAACATTGCGATGCGAATTACAGATCCGCTAGCAACCGTTGAGAAAAAAACAAAAGAAATCAATGCAGGAGACTTTGGAGTTGAACTTTCTTCACCTGACATTCGTGAGCTGGCAACCCTTGCTTTATCGATTAACGAAATGGCAAAACGGCTCAAAGTCCAATTTTTGGATCTTACTGTCGAAAAGGAAAAATTCAATTATTTATTACAGAATCTAAAAGAGGGTGTTTTTGCGATTGATAGGAATGAAAAATTTCTATTTTTGAATCGTAATATTTCGGATACCTTAATTGTAAAAAATTCTCAATTTAAGGATTATATTCCTTCGATCAAAAACAAGGAACTTCTAACTTTTATTAAGGACAAAATCCATCATGGAGTTGAAGGCAAAACTGAATTTCAAGATGGAGTTCATTTTTATACAGCTCGCATTTATCCGATAAAATCAGATTCCATCATCCAACTGTACATTGGAGTTTTGTCAGATATCACGGAAGATAGGCAAAACCAACTCATACGAGAACAATTTTTCCAAAATGCTTCGCATGAATTAAAAACTCCCATAACATCAATTAAAGGGTATGCGGAAACCTTGGAATACAAACTTAAACTTCCACAAGATTCGAATGAACGAAAATTTTTAGATGCCATTCTTCGTAATACGGAAAGACTGATTCGTATTGTTGAGGACATGTTAACTGTTTCTCGTTTGGAAAATCACAAAACGGTTTTAAACCTCACTGATTTTTCGCTTTTGGATCTTGTAAAAAATGTATCTGAATCATTGGGAGTAATTTACTCTCAGAAAAAACAAAATTTGGTTTTGGATATTCCTTCTGACTTTCGAGTCAAAGCCGACCGTTTGCTCCTCGAAGATCTATTGGTAAATCTCATTTCCAATGCTTCTGCCTATAGTCCCGAAGGTTCCAGTGTCATCGTCAGGACTTCTTCTGCAACAGACAAAAACCAAATCCATGTGGTGGACCAAGGGATTGGTATTTCTGCAGAAGATGCCGAACGAATCTTTGAAAGATTTTTCCGTGTGGATACCAACCGTTCCCGAAAAGAAGGTGGCACGGGTCTTGGTCTCTCCATTGTCAAACACATTGCTAGATTGCATTCTGGCGAAGTTTCGGTTTCCCCAAACCCTAAGGGTGGTTCCATTTTTACCTTTGAATTTCCTAAAAAATAG
- a CDS encoding DUF962 domain-containing protein codes for MEKKYKTLKDFFPFYLEEHSHPFNRALHFVGSSLALGCILGFLSTGKFYILAFALVSGYFFAWIGHFFVEKNRPATFTYPFYSFVSDWVMYFKMLTGRIDVEFAKIKSNKG; via the coding sequence ATGGAAAAGAAATACAAAACACTCAAAGATTTTTTCCCATTTTATTTAGAGGAACATAGTCATCCCTTCAATCGAGCTCTTCACTTTGTTGGATCAAGTCTAGCCTTAGGATGTATCCTTGGATTTTTATCTACAGGTAAGTTCTATATCTTAGCCTTCGCTCTTGTTAGTGGGTATTTCTTCGCATGGATCGGACATTTTTTTGTCGAAAAGAACCGACCTGCAACCTTTACCTATCCATTTTATTCTTTTGTCTCTGATTGGGTCATGTATTTCAAAATGTTAACCGGTCGCATTGATGTAGAATTTGCCAAAATTAAGTCAAATAAAGGTTAA
- a CDS encoding RNA polymerase sigma factor has product MKRYQGMVFSQAKKAFLTDEEAEDFTQEVFLKAYESLSQFRGESQFSTWLFQIAKFRLTKVFKKKKLPITDWKEDISSVADLSKPSVVEILDKEETSHNLRSLISKLPKSYQMPILLHYFENKPLKEIASDLNIKLNTIKSHISRGKDLLRKWWSHEIEG; this is encoded by the coding sequence ATGAAAAGATACCAGGGCATGGTATTTTCCCAAGCAAAGAAAGCCTTTCTCACTGATGAAGAAGCAGAAGACTTTACCCAAGAAGTTTTTTTAAAAGCCTATGAATCTCTTAGCCAGTTTCGAGGAGAGTCACAATTTTCGACTTGGTTGTTTCAAATTGCAAAATTTCGCCTAACAAAAGTTTTTAAAAAGAAAAAACTCCCCATTACTGACTGGAAGGAAGATATCAGTTCTGTTGCTGATCTTTCAAAACCTTCCGTTGTTGAAATTTTAGACAAAGAAGAAACAAGTCATAATTTACGATCTCTCATTTCTAAATTACCAAAATCATACCAAATGCCAATCCTCTTACATTACTTTGAAAATAAACCGCTCAAAGAAATTGCTTCAGATCTAAATATAAAACTAAATACAATCAAAAGCCATATTTCGAGAGGAAAGGATCTTTTAAGGAAATGGTGGTCACATGAAATCGAAGGTTGA
- a CDS encoding LIC10235 family protein: MKPKSIKPDELSKIFTELKKGEESAIGSYLVKGVRLQISKYNLSGAERVQLLYKRRRAQGMCIVCGKKVTKKNPSTDQLYRLCEEHRNKIDKGSK, from the coding sequence ATGAAACCTAAATCGATTAAACCGGATGAGCTGAGTAAGATTTTTACCGAACTTAAAAAAGGTGAAGAGTCTGCCATTGGAAGCTATTTGGTAAAAGGGGTTCGCCTTCAAATCAGTAAATACAATCTTTCCGGTGCAGAGCGAGTTCAATTGTTATACAAACGAAGAAGAGCCCAAGGAATGTGTATTGTATGCGGAAAAAAAGTCACAAAGAAAAATCCATCTACAGACCAGCTCTATAGATTGTGCGAAGAACACCGCAACAAGATCGATAAAGGTTCTAAATAA
- a CDS encoding response regulator, which translates to MKILIVDDEEDIAGLIQFHLEEEGFQTEVCHNGMEVLPRLEKNLPDGIILDLMLPGIGGMDLCKRIKEKYPHIPILMVTAKTGETDVVLGLELGADDYIRKPFNIRELVARVRTVTRRTTDPAQEVQGTISTGKIQINPTAHKVFVEGTEIDLTLIEFKLLQLFAGNPGVAFSRDKLLDRIWGKDVFVTDRTVDVNIKRLRDKLLSEKERLETIRGVGYRFRDA; encoded by the coding sequence ATGAAAATACTAATTGTAGATGACGAAGAAGACATTGCAGGGCTCATCCAATTCCATTTAGAGGAAGAAGGATTTCAGACCGAAGTATGTCACAATGGGATGGAAGTCCTCCCCCGTTTAGAAAAAAACCTCCCGGATGGAATCATCTTAGATTTGATGTTGCCGGGAATTGGTGGAATGGATCTTTGCAAACGCATTAAAGAAAAATACCCTCATATTCCTATTTTAATGGTAACAGCAAAAACTGGCGAAACCGATGTCGTACTTGGTCTTGAGTTAGGTGCAGATGATTACATTCGTAAACCATTTAACATTCGAGAACTTGTTGCTCGTGTAAGAACCGTTACGCGAAGAACGACAGACCCAGCCCAGGAAGTCCAAGGAACCATTTCCACAGGAAAAATCCAAATCAACCCAACGGCACATAAAGTTTTTGTTGAAGGAACAGAAATTGATCTCACTCTAATCGAATTCAAACTTTTACAACTGTTTGCTGGAAATCCAGGAGTAGCCTTTTCTCGAGACAAATTACTCGATCGAATTTGGGGAAAAGATGTATTTGTTACCGATCGAACTGTGGATGTAAATATCAAACGCCTTCGTGATAAATTACTTTCGGAAAAAGAAAGATTAGAAACGATTCGCGGGGTCGGTTACCGATTCCGAGATGCGTAG